ATAGCGTCAGCCCCGAACCGAGGATGAGGCCGCCGATCAGCGTGCGGGCCAGGGGCATGCCGAGTTCTCCCCCGGTCCCGAAGCCCAGGGCCAGCGGAAGCACGCCGCATATGGTGGTGACGGTGGTCATCAGGATCGGCCTGAGCCGCCGCCTGCCCGCCTCGTGGATCGCATCCCTTCGGGACAGGCCGTCTCGTTCGGCCCGGACGATGAAATCGACCTTGAGGATGGCGTCGTTCACGACGATGCCCACGAGGACGATGGCGCCGATCCACGTGATGATGTTCAGGCTTTCTCCAAGCAGCGTCAGCACGTAGACCGACCCGGCCAGCGCGAGGGGAATCACCGCGATGATGATCCAGGGAAGGCGCAGCGACTCGAACTGGGCGGCGAGTATGAGCAGGACGACCACGATGGAGAAGAGCAGCGAGACCAGCAGGGAACGGTAGGCGGTCCTGAGTGTCTGGTGCGTGCCGGTGAATTCCACGTAGTGCCCGTTGAACCGGTTGTCGGCCAGCCCTTCCTGCGCCATCAGGTCTCTGACCCGGTCCGCCACACCGACGAGGTCGTCACTGGCAATATCCACATCGACGATGACCATGGGCGCCTGGTCCATGCGCAGGATTTCTCCCGCGACTTCGACGGGTTCGATCGTGGCCAGCACACGAAGGGGGATCGGTCCATTCAGTGTATCCACGGCTAAATCCAGCAAGTCGCGGATGTCCGTGTCGTCCTGGCTTCTGCCGTGCAGGACGATCGGTATGCGTTCATCGGTGCGGTCCAGGTGTGTGGCCGTCCGGCCGCCCAGGTAGGTGCGCAGGGTTTCGGCGATTCCTTCGGGCTTCACGTCCAGGCGCGCGGCCAGGCGTGCGTCTATGTCGATCCGGTAGGAAGGCCGGAGATCGACGCCCCGCAGCGTGATGTCGGCGAGCGGGAGCATGGATTCGAACAGAAGCGACCGGATGAATTCCGCGGTTTCCGACATGCGCCGCTGGTCCGAGTCGACAGGGTCGGCGGTTCGTTTATCCATGTGCAGACGTATCGACAGGTCGGGCTGGCGCCCGCCGAGGATCGAGGACAGTGCCGAGACCGGCGGCTTCAGGTCAACCTGGCTTTGCATGCCGGGAGGGATGCTGTAGCGTAAGGCGGCCATGACGGCGGGTGTGTCCGGCTGCTCTTCATCCAGGAAAACCTGCACGCGGGCCGTTTCGAGTCTGGTGGCGCCAGGCGCCGTTCCGGGCACGAAGGCCGCTCCGGCCGCTCCGGCCGTCGTCAACGTATGGCGCACGCCGGGGATGGTAAGCGCCAGGGCGGAAAGGGTCCGCGCGCGCTCCACCGTGGTTTCCAGCGACGTCCCGGACACGAGCGAAAGGTCCATCCAGAACACGCCTTGATCCACCTCCGGGTAGAAGGATCGCGGCAGGTTGCGTCCGATGAATCCGGCGATAAGGGCAAAGCCCAGCAGCAGGATCAGTCCCCGGACCGGATGATTGATGGCGGCATCCACGGCGCGGCGATAGGTACCGTATAGGCTGGCGGGCTGCCGTGCTCTGCGTGCTGTCGCCCGCCGGCTCCACCGGGCGACGAGCGCGGGCAACAGCGTCAACGCGGCCGTCCAGGAGAGGATGAGCGACGCGGTGACCGCAAGGGCCTGGTCTCTGAAAAGCTGCCCGGCGACCCCGGGCGTCAGGGCCATGGGCAGAAACACGGCGACGGTGGTCAGTGTGGAGGCGGCCATGGGCAGTGCCACTTCGGCCGCGCCGTTGCCCGCGGCCGACTGGACGTCGGGATCGGTCTCCCGGTGCCGCACGATGTTCTCGACCGAGATGATGGCGTTGTCCACCAGCATGCCGATGCCGAGGGCCAGACCGCCGATCGACATGATATTCAGCCCTACGCCCGTCGCGTCGAACACGGCGAAGGCGGCGATGACGGCCACCGGCATGGTCAGCGCCACGGGTATGGCGTACCGGAAACTGCGGAACCAGGCCAGCAGGACGATCAGCGCGAGGACGCCGCCCCCGGCCAGCGCGGTCAGCGCATTGCGTATGGAACCGCGTACGAAGGTGGCCTGGTCGAAGGCGACCGTCAGCGATACATCGGGGAACTCGACGTTGTACTGTCGTACCAGGGCATTGACGGCTTCACTGGCCGCAAGCAGGTTGGCGTCGGCCGTCTTCTGCACCAGGACGCCGATGGCGGGCGTTCCGTCGAAGAGCACGGCGCCGCGCCGGTCCTGTTCGCCCATGCGCACCGTCGCCACGTCCCGGACCCGTATCAGCGCGCCGTCCGGCCGGGTCGCCAGAACCGTGGCGCGCATGTCGTCAAGGGATCGGAATGCGCCGTCGATACGCAGCGTGTAACGATAGTTGCCCCGGCGCATCAGACCGGCGGGCAGGTCGCGATTGGAAGCGTTCAGCACGTCCTGGACCAAGTCGAGAGACAGCCCGAACGCGGCCAGGCGCGCAGGGTCGATATTGATCTGTACTTCGGGCCTGGCACCGCCGACGATGCTCGCGCGGGCCACTTCAGGCAGCTGTTCGAGTCTCGGCCGGAGGACCTGTTCGGCCAGTCTTTGCAGGGAAGAAGTGGCACCGTCGTCATTCCGCGTTCCGGACTCGAGCACCAGTCCCATCATGGGCGCCCGGTCAGGGTCGGTATCCAGCAGGACCGGACGATCGCTTTCGGCCGGAAGGAGGAACCGTTGCGTGTCGAGGCGTTCCCGGGCGGTGAGCAGCGTGGACTGAAGGTCGGCGCCCCAGTCGAGCTCGACGGTTACGAGCGATTCGCCCTCGCGGGAAATGGAACGGACCTGCATCGCACCGGGCAGATTCCGCAACGCGGACTCGATCGGTTCGGTAATCTCGCGGGCCACGATCTCCGGCGGCGTATCGGTCCACGTCGTCCATACCGTGACGGTCGGTATCTCGAGGGGCGGCAGCAGGTTGACGGGCAGGCGGGTAAGCGCGATGATCCCGATGAGAACGGCGGCGCACGTAAGGCAGCACGTGGCTACCGGCCGACGAACGGCGATCTGGGGAAGATTCATGATCGGTCCCGTTCCGGCTCAGTTTCTCAACTGGTAGACCACGATACTGGGATTGAGTTCCCCTTCTTCCACGGGGGACGTGTCGATGGCGTACAGATCATCGCCGTCGGCGTGGTCAAAATGAAGGGTTGACTCGATATCCATCTGGATGAGCGTTCCGTCTCTTCCGAACAGGTCGAT
The DNA window shown above is from Gemmatimonadota bacterium and carries:
- a CDS encoding efflux RND transporter permease subunit translates to MNLPQIAVRRPVATCCLTCAAVLIGIIALTRLPVNLLPPLEIPTVTVWTTWTDTPPEIVAREITEPIESALRNLPGAMQVRSISREGESLVTVELDWGADLQSTLLTARERLDTQRFLLPAESDRPVLLDTDPDRAPMMGLVLESGTRNDDGATSSLQRLAEQVLRPRLEQLPEVARASIVGGARPEVQINIDPARLAAFGLSLDLVQDVLNASNRDLPAGLMRRGNYRYTLRIDGAFRSLDDMRATVLATRPDGALIRVRDVATVRMGEQDRRGAVLFDGTPAIGVLVQKTADANLLAASEAVNALVRQYNVEFPDVSLTVAFDQATFVRGSIRNALTALAGGGVLALIVLLAWFRSFRYAIPVALTMPVAVIAAFAVFDATGVGLNIMSIGGLALGIGMLVDNAIISVENIVRHRETDPDVQSAAGNGAAEVALPMAASTLTTVAVFLPMALTPGVAGQLFRDQALAVTASLILSWTAALTLLPALVARWSRRATARRARQPASLYGTYRRAVDAAINHPVRGLILLLGFALIAGFIGRNLPRSFYPEVDQGVFWMDLSLVSGTSLETTVERARTLSALALTIPGVRHTLTTAGAAGAAFVPGTAPGATRLETARVQVFLDEEQPDTPAVMAALRYSIPPGMQSQVDLKPPVSALSSILGGRQPDLSIRLHMDKRTADPVDSDQRRMSETAEFIRSLLFESMLPLADITLRGVDLRPSYRIDIDARLAARLDVKPEGIAETLRTYLGGRTATHLDRTDERIPIVLHGRSQDDTDIRDLLDLAVDTLNGPIPLRVLATIEPVEVAGEILRMDQAPMVIVDVDIASDDLVGVADRVRDLMAQEGLADNRFNGHYVEFTGTHQTLRTAYRSLLVSLLFSIVVVLLILAAQFESLRLPWIIIAVIPLALAGSVYVLTLLGESLNIITWIGAIVLVGIVVNDAILKVDFIVRAERDGLSRRDAIHEAGRRRLRPILMTTVTTICGVLPLALGFGTGGELGMPLARTLIGGLILGSGLTLFVVPILYSLFARPSTSGTAESR